In one Streptomyces sp. NBC_01288 genomic region, the following are encoded:
- a CDS encoding MFS transporter: MATDTTTPTHEPLGTPHLSARDRLVLFVLCAAQFMVALDFSVLNVALPTLGADLGMSRSGLQWAVTAFALPSGGFLLLFGRIGDLYGRRRLFLTGLALFGAASLLATFAWDPASFLTGRALQGLGAAAIVPTGMSLLTTTFPEGPARDRALGISGTLLSLGFTVGMVAGGVLTDAFGWRSTMALLTLFAVLVLPLAPALLPESRTPDRPRLDVPGAIAVTGGLLALIYALSTAADHGFARTDVIATLIAGVLLLTTFAYIESRTPQPLVSLPMLRRRTVAWGNLGGLVTFSMMSTVVFVLTLYLQEILHLSSFETGLVFGVQGILSAVAGVYAPKVIGRIGARRTLIASLTGQAAFTATLLTLTTHTWSVWVATAAVSLASMCHLGAIISYGLTVTSGVPDEEQGLATGLVTSTQQVGITVGIPLLGVLATTSGDLMSGVHTVVGIDATIALGAAVLVAVGLGGNRKAHPAAV, translated from the coding sequence ATGGCGACCGACACCACGACTCCCACCCACGAACCACTCGGCACCCCACACCTCTCGGCCCGCGACAGACTCGTCCTCTTCGTCCTCTGCGCGGCCCAGTTCATGGTCGCCCTGGACTTCTCCGTCCTGAACGTGGCCCTGCCCACCCTCGGCGCCGACCTCGGCATGAGCCGGTCCGGACTCCAGTGGGCGGTCACCGCGTTCGCGCTCCCGTCCGGCGGCTTCCTGCTCCTCTTCGGCCGCATCGGAGACCTCTACGGCCGCCGCCGGCTGTTCCTCACCGGCCTGGCCCTGTTCGGCGCGGCCTCACTGCTGGCGACCTTCGCCTGGGACCCGGCATCGTTCCTGACGGGGAGGGCGCTGCAAGGCCTGGGCGCGGCGGCGATCGTCCCGACCGGCATGAGCCTCCTCACCACCACGTTCCCCGAGGGCCCGGCCCGCGACCGCGCGCTCGGCATCTCCGGCACCCTGCTCTCGCTCGGCTTCACGGTCGGCATGGTGGCCGGCGGTGTCCTGACCGACGCGTTCGGCTGGCGCTCGACGATGGCCCTGCTGACCCTGTTCGCGGTCCTGGTCCTCCCCCTGGCCCCCGCCCTGCTCCCCGAGTCCCGCACCCCGGACCGCCCGCGCCTGGACGTCCCCGGCGCGATCGCGGTCACCGGCGGCCTGCTGGCCTTGATCTACGCCCTGTCGACGGCGGCCGACCACGGCTTCGCCCGCACGGACGTCATCGCCACCCTGATCGCGGGCGTCCTGCTCCTCACGACCTTCGCGTACATCGAGTCCCGCACGCCCCAGCCCCTGGTCTCGCTCCCGATGCTGCGCCGCCGCACGGTGGCGTGGGGCAACCTGGGCGGACTGGTCACCTTCTCGATGATGTCGACGGTGGTCTTCGTCCTGACCCTGTACCTCCAGGAGATCCTGCACCTGTCGTCCTTCGAGACGGGCCTGGTCTTCGGCGTCCAGGGCATCCTCTCGGCGGTGGCCGGCGTCTACGCCCCGAAGGTCATCGGCCGCATCGGCGCCCGCCGCACCCTGATCGCGTCCCTCACCGGCCAGGCGGCTTTCACGGCCACCCTCCTCACCCTCACCACCCACACCTGGTCGGTCTGGGTGGCGACGGCCGCCGTCTCCCTGGCGAGCATGTGCCACCTGGGCGCGATCATCTCCTACGGCCTGACGGTCACCTCGGGCGTCCCCGACGAGGAACAGGGCCTGGCCACCGGCCTGGTGACCTCCACCCAGCAGGTCGGCATCACCGTAGGCATCCCGCTCCTGGGCGTCCTCGCCACCACTTCGGGCGATCTGATGTCGGGGGTCCACACGGTCGTGGGCATCGACGCGACGATCGCGCTGGGGGCGGCGGTGCTGGTGGCCGTAGGACTCGGCGGGAACCGGAAGGCCCACCCGGCCGCCGTATGA
- the era gene encoding GTPase Era, with translation MGAMSVRTPSSKPSASSEAPHRAGFACFVGRPNAGKSTLTNALVGQKVAITANQPQTTRHTVRGIVHRPDAQLILVDTPGLHKPRTLLGQRLNDIVRTTWAEVDVIGFCLPANEKLGPGDRFIAKELASIKKTPKIAIVTKTDLVDSKTLAEQLIAIDQLGKELGFEWAEIVPVSAVADQQVGLLADLLIPLLPEGPALYPEGDLTDEPEQVMIAELIREAALEGVRDELPHSIAVVVEEMLPREDRPADKPLLDIHAFVYIERPSQKGIIIGPKGARLKQVGIKSRKQIEALLGTPVFLDLHVKVAKDWQRDPRQLRKLGF, from the coding sequence ATGGGCGCCATGAGCGTTCGTACCCCGTCATCCAAGCCGTCTGCGTCGTCGGAAGCCCCCCACCGCGCCGGCTTCGCCTGCTTCGTGGGCCGCCCCAACGCGGGCAAGTCCACCCTTACGAATGCTCTGGTCGGCCAGAAGGTGGCGATCACCGCCAACCAGCCGCAGACCACGCGGCACACGGTGCGCGGCATCGTCCACCGGCCGGACGCGCAGCTGATCCTGGTGGACACACCTGGGCTGCACAAGCCGCGCACGTTGCTCGGGCAGCGCCTGAACGACATCGTCCGGACGACGTGGGCCGAGGTCGACGTCATCGGGTTCTGCCTGCCCGCGAACGAGAAGCTCGGCCCGGGTGACCGTTTCATCGCGAAGGAACTGGCGTCCATCAAGAAGACGCCGAAGATCGCGATCGTCACGAAGACCGACCTGGTGGACTCCAAGACGCTTGCCGAGCAACTCATCGCCATCGATCAGCTCGGTAAGGAGCTGGGGTTCGAGTGGGCGGAGATCGTGCCGGTGTCGGCCGTCGCGGACCAGCAGGTGGGTCTGCTGGCCGATCTGCTCATTCCGCTGCTGCCTGAAGGGCCGGCCCTTTACCCCGAGGGTGACCTCACCGATGAGCCCGAGCAGGTCATGATCGCGGAGTTGATCCGGGAGGCCGCGCTGGAGGGTGTGCGGGACGAGCTTCCGCACTCCATCGCCGTTGTGGTGGAGGAGATGCTCCCTCGCGAGGACCGGCCTGCCGACAAGCCGCTCCTTGATATCCACGCCTTTGTCTACATCGAGCGGCCCAGCCAGAAGGGCATCATCATCGGGCCGAAGGGTGCGCGGCTGAAGCAGGTCGGTATCAAGTCGCGTAAGCAGATCGAGGCGTTGCTCGGTACGCCGGTGTTTCTCGACCTGCATGTGAAGGTGGCGAAGGACTGGCAGCGGGATCCTCGGCAGTTGCGGAAGTTGGGGTTCTAG
- a CDS encoding cytidine deaminase codes for MTDSSALDPEDRKIVTLARSARARNGVPEGAAVRDETGRTYVAGTVALESLKLSALQTAVAMAVASGAKSLEAAAVVTEAESVAAEDLAAVRDLGGAETPVHVASPDGVVRLTVAAG; via the coding sequence ATGACCGACAGCAGCGCGCTTGACCCCGAGGACCGCAAGATCGTCACCCTGGCCCGTTCGGCTCGGGCCCGCAATGGTGTGCCGGAGGGTGCGGCCGTGCGGGACGAGACGGGGCGGACGTATGTCGCCGGGACGGTTGCTCTTGAGTCGCTGAAGTTGAGCGCGTTGCAGACGGCTGTGGCGATGGCTGTGGCGTCGGGGGCGAAGTCCTTGGAAGCGGCGGCGGTGGTGACGGAGGCGGAGTCCGTGGCTGCGGAGGATCTGGCGGCTGTACGGGATCTGGGTGGGGCGGAGACGCCGGTGCACGTGGCTTCGCCGGACGGGGTTGTTCGTCTGACGGTGGCTGCTGGCTGA
- a CDS encoding S66 family peptidase: protein MAAAVRYPRPLRPGDRVGVTSPSSGVPDALRKRLDVAVRDVEARGYEVVVGRCMDGTGHVSAPAGERAAELMDMLTDPGIRAVVPPWGGETAIDLMPLLDFERIGRAEPTWVVGYSDISTLLAPLTLLTGTATVHGNSLMETPYRAPEGLLCWLDVVAAAQGEPFTQTPPGRHRSPGRDDFVGHPEVRDLTLDTPGSWTRLDGDGDVDIEGRLIGGCVETLANLAGTPYLDVAAFARSAAPEGLLVYVEACEDNAFTICRNLHGMRLAGFFDAANAVLVGRTHAPDSPTLTQHEAVMDALGPLGVPVVADVECGHVPPYLPLVNGARGRVVHTAARSELVQTLD, encoded by the coding sequence ATGGCTGCTGCTGTGCGATATCCGCGTCCTCTGCGCCCCGGTGACCGTGTCGGTGTCACGTCTCCGTCCAGCGGGGTCCCGGACGCGCTGCGCAAGCGCCTCGATGTCGCGGTCCGTGATGTCGAGGCGCGCGGGTACGAGGTCGTCGTCGGCCGGTGCATGGACGGGACGGGCCATGTCAGCGCCCCGGCCGGTGAGCGGGCCGCCGAGCTGATGGACATGCTCACCGACCCCGGCATCAGGGCCGTGGTTCCTCCGTGGGGCGGGGAGACCGCGATCGACCTGATGCCGTTGCTCGACTTCGAGCGGATCGGGCGCGCCGAACCGACCTGGGTGGTCGGCTACTCGGACATCTCGACCTTGCTCGCGCCGCTGACCCTGCTCACCGGGACCGCGACCGTGCACGGCAACTCCCTTATGGAGACGCCCTATCGGGCGCCCGAGGGGCTGCTGTGCTGGCTCGACGTCGTCGCGGCGGCGCAGGGCGAGCCGTTCACCCAGACCCCGCCGGGCCGTCATCGGAGCCCGGGCCGGGACGACTTCGTGGGTCACCCGGAGGTCCGGGACCTCACCCTCGACACCCCGGGGAGCTGGACCCGTCTCGACGGTGACGGTGACGTCGACATCGAGGGCCGGCTGATCGGCGGCTGCGTCGAGACGCTGGCCAATCTCGCCGGGACGCCGTACCTGGACGTCGCCGCCTTCGCGCGGAGCGCGGCCCCCGAGGGGCTGCTCGTGTATGTCGAGGCCTGCGAGGACAACGCGTTCACCATCTGCCGGAACCTGCACGGCATGCGGCTGGCCGGGTTCTTCGACGCGGCGAACGCCGTGCTCGTCGGCCGGACCCACGCGCCCGACAGCCCCACGCTCACCCAGCACGAGGCCGTCATGGACGCGCTGGGACCGTTGGGCGTGCCGGTGGTCGCCGATGTCGAGTGCGGTCATGTCCCGCCGTATCTGCCGCTCGTGAACGGAGCGCGCGGCCGGGTCGTCCACACGGCCGCGCGCTCCGAACTCGTCCAGACCCTGGACTGA
- a CDS encoding ammonium transporter, whose protein sequence is MPLSVTEAAEATSRIDTGDTAWLLAATALVLLMTPGLALFYGGMVRTKSVLNMLMMSFVSIALVTVVWLTAGYSLAFGDDIGGGLIGGVKHLGMAGLGPNSVHGTVPTLLFATFQLTFAIITAALISGAVADRVRFGAWLVFVPVWALLVYVPVAHWVWGPGGWIAAHLGALDFAGGLPVEITSGASGLALCLVVGPRLGFKKDAMRPHNLPMVMLGAGLLWFGWFGFNAGSALGANGLAAAAFLNTLTAGCTGLLGWLFVEQKRDGHPTTLGAASGAVAGLVAITPSCGSVSLLGALVVGLAAGAVCSYAVGWKFKLNYDDSLDVVGVHLVGGIIGTLLIGVFATTELTGKTDGLLYGGGLAQLGRQLVAVVAVGAYAFLVTYGIGKLLDRLMGLRASEEQEQTGLDLTVHAETAYDHGVLGHGAPVGASLTSASSAQKVKSQA, encoded by the coding sequence GTGCCCCTCTCCGTCACCGAAGCCGCGGAAGCCACCTCACGCATCGACACCGGCGACACCGCCTGGCTGCTCGCCGCCACCGCCCTCGTCCTGCTGATGACCCCGGGCCTGGCCCTCTTCTACGGCGGCATGGTCCGCACGAAGAGCGTCCTCAACATGCTGATGATGAGCTTCGTGTCGATCGCCCTGGTCACGGTGGTCTGGCTGACCGCCGGCTACTCCCTCGCGTTCGGCGACGACATCGGCGGCGGACTCATCGGCGGCGTGAAACACCTCGGCATGGCGGGCCTCGGCCCGAACTCCGTCCACGGCACCGTCCCCACCCTCCTCTTCGCCACCTTCCAGCTCACCTTCGCGATCATCACCGCCGCCCTGATCAGCGGCGCGGTGGCCGACCGGGTGCGGTTCGGGGCGTGGCTGGTCTTCGTACCCGTCTGGGCACTCCTCGTATACGTTCCCGTCGCGCACTGGGTCTGGGGCCCCGGCGGCTGGATCGCGGCGCACCTCGGTGCCCTCGACTTCGCGGGCGGCCTCCCCGTCGAGATCACGTCCGGCGCCTCGGGCCTGGCCCTGTGCCTGGTGGTCGGCCCCCGCCTCGGCTTCAAGAAGGACGCCATGCGGCCGCACAACCTCCCCATGGTGATGCTGGGCGCGGGCCTGCTCTGGTTCGGCTGGTTCGGCTTCAACGCGGGCTCCGCGCTCGGCGCCAACGGCCTCGCCGCCGCGGCCTTCCTCAACACCCTCACCGCCGGCTGCACCGGCCTCCTCGGCTGGCTCTTCGTCGAGCAGAAGCGCGACGGTCACCCCACGACCCTGGGCGCCGCCTCGGGCGCGGTCGCCGGCCTGGTCGCGATCACCCCGTCCTGCGGCTCGGTCTCGCTCCTCGGCGCGCTGGTCGTCGGCCTCGCCGCCGGTGCCGTCTGCTCGTACGCGGTCGGCTGGAAGTTCAAGCTGAACTACGACGACTCCCTCGACGTCGTCGGCGTCCACCTGGTCGGCGGCATCATCGGCACCCTCCTGATCGGCGTCTTCGCCACCACGGAACTGACCGGGAAGACCGACGGCCTCCTCTACGGCGGCGGGCTCGCCCAGCTCGGCAGGCAGCTGGTGGCCGTGGTCGCCGTAGGGGCGTACGCGTTCCTCGTGACGTACGGGATCGGCAAGCTGCTGGACCGGCTGATGGGCCTGCGGGCGAGCGAGGAGCAGGAGCAGACGGGTCTGGACCTTACGGTGCACGCCGAGACCGCATACGATCACGGCGTCCTGGGCCACGGAGCCCCGGTCGGCGCGTCCCTCACCTCCGCCTCCTCCGCTCAGAAGGTCAAGTCCCAGGCATGA
- a CDS encoding WxL protein peptidoglycan domain-containing protein, translated as MRKLYVLLLSLCLGVLCAPATYAADNGSWSVYPAASQVAARPYFYLSADPGQTIQDKVVVANKTAKPLTFRLYAADAYNTARDGGFAVRTVTEAMHGVGAWAKPAKTRVTVPAHKTVAVPFTLHVPEGAEPGDHPGALVALDERVDKGDGSLALGVQRAVGARVYLRVSGPTLPALAVEHVHVSHHQPLVPGLGDSGATISYTLHNTGNVTLDPKVTLKAQGLFGRTLLSRGLTRIPAELLPGQRVKLSEPWKGSPQLDWGDITLTASAPGTKQSASASFFALPWLAAALLLAVGFVGGVLAVRARRGRVRPSEPVRPSRPGSTTPSRPRSSPSARP; from the coding sequence ATGCGCAAGCTGTACGTCCTCCTCCTGAGCCTCTGCCTCGGCGTGCTCTGCGCGCCCGCCACCTACGCGGCGGACAACGGCAGTTGGTCCGTCTACCCGGCCGCCTCGCAGGTCGCCGCACGGCCGTACTTCTATCTCTCCGCCGATCCCGGCCAGACCATCCAGGACAAGGTGGTCGTCGCCAACAAGACGGCCAAGCCGCTCACCTTCCGGCTGTACGCGGCCGATGCCTACAACACCGCGCGTGACGGCGGGTTCGCCGTGCGGACCGTGACGGAGGCGATGCACGGGGTGGGGGCGTGGGCGAAGCCCGCGAAAACCCGGGTAACTGTGCCCGCCCACAAGACAGTTGCCGTGCCGTTCACGCTGCATGTGCCCGAAGGGGCCGAACCGGGCGACCACCCGGGCGCGTTGGTCGCCCTCGACGAACGCGTCGACAAGGGGGACGGGTCGCTCGCGCTCGGTGTGCAGCGGGCCGTCGGCGCCCGCGTATACCTGCGGGTGAGCGGCCCTACGCTGCCCGCACTCGCCGTCGAGCACGTCCACGTATCCCATCACCAGCCGCTGGTACCGGGGTTGGGGGACAGCGGCGCGACGATCTCCTACACGTTGCACAACACCGGGAACGTCACCCTCGATCCGAAGGTGACGCTGAAGGCGCAGGGGTTGTTCGGTCGTACGTTGCTGTCGCGCGGACTGACCCGTATCCCCGCCGAGTTGCTGCCCGGGCAGCGCGTGAAGCTGAGCGAGCCGTGGAAGGGGTCGCCCCAACTCGACTGGGGGGACATCACGTTGACCGCGAGCGCGCCGGGCACGAAGCAGTCGGCGAGCGCGTCGTTCTTCGCGCTGCCGTGGCTCGCGGCGGCGCTGCTGCTCGCGGTCGGGTTCGTCGGGGGAGTGCTCGCGGTCAGAGCGCGTCGGGGCCGCGTTCGCCCGTCCGAACCCGTACGACCGTCTCGACCGGGATCGACCACACCTTCCCGTCCCCGATCTTCCCCGTCTGCGCGGCCTTGA
- a CDS encoding P-II family nitrogen regulator → MKLITAIVKPYRLDEVKTALQELGVHGLTVTEASGYGRQRGHTEVYRGAEYRVDLVPKVRIEVVVDDADSDAVIDAIVKAAQTGKIGDGKVWSIPVETVVRVRTGERGPDAL, encoded by the coding sequence ATGAAGCTCATCACCGCGATCGTCAAGCCGTACCGCCTCGACGAGGTCAAGACGGCGCTCCAGGAGCTCGGCGTGCACGGCCTGACCGTCACCGAGGCCAGCGGCTACGGCCGGCAGCGCGGCCACACCGAGGTGTACCGCGGCGCCGAGTACCGCGTCGACCTCGTCCCCAAGGTGCGGATCGAGGTCGTCGTCGACGACGCGGACTCGGACGCCGTGATCGACGCGATCGTCAAGGCCGCGCAGACGGGGAAGATCGGGGACGGGAAGGTGTGGTCGATCCCGGTCGAGACGGTCGTACGGGTTCGGACGGGCGAACGCGGCCCCGACGCGCTCTGA
- a CDS encoding helix-turn-helix transcriptional regulator encodes MSEDALKSERLRELREFLMSRRARVSPAEAGLPDGGARRRTPGLRREEVAVLAGVGASWYQWLEQGRDISVSPQVLDAVARVLRLSNAERRHLYLLAGLNPPAPEVAPEKRDMCDGLRRLIDTWMPYPAHIMDMYYNCVMYNAAAAIVLGMRPGNTQNCLVDFFVDPLYRSRSKSWERNARTVVAQFRAASSARPDDEGYRAVFEQLAECAEFAVLWAERDIEDAGQIRKELDHPLAGLLVVESTAMKVPARPDLTIVLHTPLGEADTAEKLEWLASPEGRRGAMYPVAG; translated from the coding sequence GTGTCCGAGGACGCGCTGAAGAGTGAACGGCTGCGTGAGCTGCGGGAGTTCCTGATGAGCCGCCGGGCGCGGGTGTCCCCGGCCGAGGCGGGGCTGCCGGACGGCGGGGCGCGGCGGCGGACGCCGGGGTTGCGGCGCGAGGAGGTCGCGGTGCTGGCCGGGGTGGGGGCGTCCTGGTACCAGTGGCTGGAGCAGGGGCGGGACATCTCGGTGTCGCCGCAGGTGCTCGACGCCGTCGCCCGGGTGCTGCGGCTGAGCAATGCCGAGCGGCGCCATCTGTATCTGCTGGCGGGGTTGAATCCGCCCGCGCCGGAGGTGGCGCCGGAGAAGCGGGACATGTGTGATGGGCTGCGGCGGCTGATCGATACGTGGATGCCGTATCCGGCGCACATCATGGACATGTACTACAACTGCGTGATGTACAACGCCGCGGCGGCGATCGTCCTCGGGATGCGTCCGGGGAACACGCAGAACTGTCTCGTGGACTTCTTCGTCGATCCGCTGTACCGGTCGCGGTCGAAGAGCTGGGAGCGGAACGCTCGGACCGTCGTCGCGCAGTTCCGGGCCGCGTCCTCGGCTCGGCCGGACGACGAGGGGTATCGGGCGGTGTTCGAACAGCTCGCGGAGTGCGCCGAGTTCGCGGTGCTGTGGGCGGAGCGGGACATCGAGGATGCCGGGCAGATCCGTAAGGAGCTCGATCATCCGTTGGCGGGGCTGCTGGTCGTGGAATCCACGGCGATGAAGGTGCCGGCCCGGCCGGATCTCACGATCGTGCTGCATACGCCGTTGGGCGAGGCGGACACGGCGGAGAAACTGGAGTGGCTGGCGTCGCCCGAGGGGCGGCGGGGGGCGATGTACCCCGTGGCCGGGTAG
- a CDS encoding beta-xylosidase: MATTFRRRRWASLLGVTALAVATGGALACPAGASTNVDFATHCIPPAIAGIPPIDGTTTAAITVDNTAPKVGDTVTVTYTVVKPAASNPTAIALPADIMTPTGKVTLGGAQTGSLTVAGPKKNDPVPGNGAFPSFSMTGTFTVTTPGAITLSPGDYNIHTSYILELDTPCTVTNPPAPVSETVTATATVPVNTRAISLGSASGNAGDSVTVTGGNFTPGASVTLAGRSGTAQTADTATVTASASGAISGSLVVNDKTTTGVVAYEGSAWSADLGAGPAAYVVNDTTPVPPGSQKLTTTVKAGTLSMAQAGDAVGLSAVDFGKGGASTGALNTVTVQDFRGGPAGWSLTGKVTDFTGPGAKIDAGALSWTPACATKAGSPSTCAAGSAGTVGSSGATLASTPDGTLTGGQFTVDAGLSLNVPAFTPPGAYSGVLTLTLT, from the coding sequence ATGGCTACGACATTCCGAAGACGCCGTTGGGCGTCGTTGCTCGGGGTGACCGCGCTCGCGGTCGCCACGGGCGGTGCGCTGGCCTGTCCGGCCGGTGCGTCCACGAACGTGGACTTCGCGACGCACTGCATCCCGCCGGCGATCGCGGGCATCCCGCCGATCGACGGCACCACGACCGCCGCGATCACGGTCGACAACACCGCGCCGAAGGTCGGCGACACCGTCACCGTGACGTACACGGTGGTCAAGCCGGCCGCCAGCAACCCGACCGCGATCGCCCTGCCGGCCGACATCATGACGCCCACCGGGAAGGTCACCCTCGGCGGTGCCCAGACCGGCAGTCTCACGGTGGCCGGACCCAAGAAGAACGACCCGGTGCCGGGCAACGGCGCCTTCCCGTCGTTCTCCATGACCGGCACCTTCACGGTCACCACCCCGGGCGCGATCACCCTCTCGCCCGGCGACTACAACATCCACACCAGCTACATCCTGGAGCTGGACACCCCCTGCACGGTGACGAACCCGCCGGCGCCGGTCTCCGAGACCGTCACCGCGACCGCCACCGTTCCGGTCAACACCCGTGCGATCAGCCTGGGTTCGGCCTCCGGCAACGCCGGTGACAGCGTCACCGTGACCGGCGGCAACTTCACCCCGGGTGCCTCCGTGACCCTGGCCGGACGGTCCGGAACCGCCCAGACCGCGGACACGGCGACCGTCACGGCCAGCGCGAGTGGTGCCATCAGCGGTTCGCTCGTCGTCAATGACAAGACGACCACCGGGGTCGTGGCCTACGAGGGCAGTGCGTGGAGTGCCGACCTCGGTGCCGGTCCCGCCGCCTACGTCGTCAACGACACCACGCCCGTTCCGCCGGGGAGTCAGAAGCTGACGACCACCGTCAAGGCGGGCACGCTGTCGATGGCACAGGCCGGGGACGCGGTAGGTCTCTCCGCCGTCGACTTCGGCAAGGGCGGTGCCTCCACGGGCGCCCTGAACACGGTGACGGTCCAGGACTTCCGCGGCGGACCCGCGGGCTGGTCCCTGACCGGCAAGGTCACCGACTTCACCGGTCCCGGCGCCAAGATCGATGCCGGGGCGCTGAGTTGGACACCCGCCTGCGCCACCAAGGCGGGCAGCCCGAGCACCTGCGCGGCCGGTTCGGCGGGCACGGTGGGCAGTTCGGGAGCGACGCTCGCGTCCACGCCCGACGGCACGCTCACCGGCGGCCAGTTCACCGTCGACGCCGGACTCTCCCTGAACGTACCGGCGTTCACGCCTCCGGGCGCGTACTCCGGCGTGCTCACGCTGACGCTCACCTGA
- a CDS encoding MmcQ/YjbR family DNA-binding protein produces the protein MSPEELRAFCLSFNATVEDFPFNPDMSVFKVLGKLFALTRLDARPLTVNLKCDPEDAIRLREKHEGLIIPGYHMNKRHWNTVTVDGGLPDRLLKELIEDSYDLVVAGLPRAERLRLDRP, from the coding sequence GTGAGCCCCGAGGAACTGCGCGCGTTCTGCCTGTCGTTCAACGCGACGGTGGAGGACTTCCCGTTCAACCCGGACATGTCCGTCTTCAAGGTCCTGGGCAAGCTCTTCGCCCTGACCCGGCTGGACGCCCGCCCCCTCACGGTCAACCTCAAGTGCGACCCGGAGGACGCGATCCGGCTCCGGGAGAAGCACGAGGGGCTGATCATCCCCGGGTACCACATGAACAAGCGGCACTGGAACACGGTGACGGTGGACGGGGGACTCCCGGACCGGCTCCTCAAGGAACTGATCGAGGACTCGTACGACCTGGTCGTGGCCGGTCTGCCGAGGGCCGAGCGGCTGCGGCTCGACCGGCCGTAA
- a CDS encoding hemolysin family protein codes for MSPQIVVGAIALVVVAWLAACAEAGLARVSSFRAEEAVRSGRRGSAKLAQVAADPTRYLNVALLVRVVCEMAAAALVTYECLHVIHGTAPALLAAIGVMVLVSYVAVGVSPRTIGRQHPLNTATAAAYVLLPLARIMGPIPYLLILIGNVLTPGKGFRRGPFASEAELRALVDLAEKESLIEDEERRMVHSVFELGDTLVREVMVPRTDLVVIERYKTIRQALTLALRSGFSRIPVSGESEDDIVGIVYLKDLVRKTHISRDAESELVSTAMRPASFVPDTKNAGDLLREMQQERNHVAVVIDEYGGTAGIVTIEDILEEIVGEITDEYDRELPPVEELGDDRYRVTARLDIGDLGELYGFEAYDDEDVETVGGLLAKALGRVPIAGASSVVELPDGRELRLTAEASAGRRNKIVTVLVEPVVPGDPSGEEAKPE; via the coding sequence ATGAGTCCTCAGATCGTCGTCGGGGCCATCGCCCTTGTCGTTGTCGCCTGGCTCGCCGCCTGCGCGGAGGCGGGCCTCGCGCGCGTCTCCAGCTTCCGCGCCGAGGAGGCCGTACGGTCCGGCCGGCGCGGCAGCGCCAAGCTCGCGCAGGTCGCCGCCGACCCGACCCGCTACCTCAATGTCGCGCTGCTGGTCAGGGTGGTCTGCGAGATGGCCGCCGCCGCGCTCGTCACCTACGAGTGCCTGCACGTGATCCACGGCACCGCGCCCGCGCTGCTCGCCGCGATCGGCGTCATGGTTCTCGTGTCGTACGTCGCGGTGGGGGTCTCCCCGCGCACGATCGGGCGCCAGCACCCGCTGAACACGGCCACGGCGGCGGCGTACGTGCTGCTGCCGCTCGCGCGGATCATGGGCCCGATCCCGTATCTGCTGATCCTCATCGGCAACGTGCTCACCCCCGGAAAGGGCTTCCGGCGCGGTCCGTTCGCGTCCGAGGCCGAGCTGCGGGCGCTGGTGGACCTCGCCGAGAAGGAGTCGCTGATCGAGGACGAGGAGCGCCGGATGGTGCACTCGGTCTTCGAACTCGGCGACACCCTGGTCCGGGAAGTGATGGTGCCGAGGACCGACCTCGTCGTCATCGAGCGGTACAAGACGATCCGTCAGGCCCTCACCCTCGCGCTCCGCTCCGGCTTCTCACGGATCCCGGTGTCCGGGGAGAGCGAGGACGACATCGTCGGCATCGTGTACCTCAAGGACCTCGTCCGCAAGACGCACATCAGCCGCGACGCCGAGTCCGAACTCGTCTCGACGGCCATGCGGCCCGCGAGTTTCGTGCCGGACACCAAGAACGCCGGTGATCTGCTGCGCGAGATGCAGCAGGAGCGCAACCACGTCGCCGTCGTCATCGACGAGTACGGCGGCACGGCCGGCATCGTCACCATCGAGGACATCCTGGAGGAGATCGTCGGCGAGATCACCGACGAGTACGACCGGGAACTGCCTCCGGTGGAGGAACTGGGCGACGACCGCTACCGGGTCACCGCCCGCCTCGACATCGGCGACCTCGGCGAGCTGTACGGCTTCGAGGCCTACGACGACGAGGACGTGGAGACGGTCGGGGGGCTGCTGGCGAAGGCCCTGGGCCGCGTCCCCATCGCCGGCGCCTCCTCGGTCGTGGAGCTGCCGGACGGGCGCGAACTGCGGCTGACGGCGGAGGCCTCGGCCGGCCGTAGGAACAAGATCGTGACGGTGCTGGTCGAGCCGGTGGTGCCGGGCGACCCGTCCGGGGAGGAGGCGAAGCCGGAGTGA